A DNA window from Acropora palmata chromosome 12, jaAcrPala1.3, whole genome shotgun sequence contains the following coding sequences:
- the LOC141859251 gene encoding uncharacterized protein LOC141859251 isoform X2 gives MEIFNQTGGYNWFTSSNWGNHSVPHCLWYGVTCENTSRYVISITLYNNNLVGTLPRSLWKFRNLQGLCIFANEGLEGSVGDIISANMTTVLRLELAFNKLSGPIPGEILPQMKSLVKIQLCCQSGGRFSGQIPKDIGNLTELEVLSLGENELHGTIPKSIGNLKKLWFLDFGATKNLQGGFENLFNLSSLRFMHLSLAGLNGTLPDEFGLYFPAMKECLLPGNNFGGQIPSTIGNMTNLWHLNLAKNNFTGKIPRSIGSIPCLKIIDLRQNRLNLLEEGLQFKSRCLEVLILAGNKDLTMSFEYFLESIAPINQSLRILNISACHFYGTIPLKLWNFQSLISVDVSDNFLSGRLPSPRDNLLVLLDLDVSVNNLSGQIPQEFARLLALEILDVSENPYMQKMAGSEPLPSYMTVDFTTLKRRNQLDNFKCPNARLSYNDGLVILDPRYYDYLLCICDIGFYGSGKTCLPCMKGAVCKDRMLPVQIMTINAGYWPSSRDQNVTHMVKCSHVLGTSSLVNTSCNPRGTCFCGLQWLEDGNSANSRPSTVCKKSCLCRKGSKDQFCSKCEEGFYKQGILCYPCPKTELSVYILVVLVVLTMVLLILAFAVFYEKKRFLSVVFAFVQIILVAVFSTLRIIPGWLLELNVVALIVGLAGRGKDARGILKISVFYFQTLDALISNTNEIWPLKLLESQRYIGNVFNFQFSGLACIFPSLFTPLGGLVSLILLPVVCIMGILLYYALGYAVLTIRGLLARRFQLRNSCLQLSIMLLNLTYFPIVKKTAAALAHCGKDGGYRYLLEAPWMECNGHTYTLLQVFGWLALVMYVLGIPFGVFLPLLRKKVAKRDQLDPQDKESLDSWLGSIYLPYKEAFRSYFEILFLLRKMLIAFSLSLIPRLSSFQTIAVCLVHLASLCFQLHSRPFQDSYEKISLENSAETMVLLTLHFSFMNVRYAFLTPHASAPIVWLLVAVNAIVICSLVVCIMLLLGRAHMLPAPPQMPTQHNSEDAPDQPQSTYENRFLPPLIFDGKGNQYGRFDNA, from the coding sequence ATGGAAATATTCAACCAGACTGGAGGGTACAACTGGTTCACCTCGTCAAACTGGGGAAATCACTCCGTGCCTCATTGCCTCTGGTACGGAGTGACGTGCGAAAACACAAGCCGCTACGTTATAAGCATCACCTTATACAATAACAACTTAGTTGGCACCCTTCCAAGAAGTTTGTGGAAGTTTCGAAACTTACAGGGCTTGTGTATTTTCGCCAATGAAGGGTTGGAAGGCAGCGTGGGTGACATAATTTCTGCCAACATGACCACGGTGTTACGGCTCGAGCTTGCCTTCAACAAATTGTCCGGTCCGATTCCTGGGGAGATTTTGCCGCAGATGAAATCTCTGGTAAAAATTCAACTCTGCTGTCAATCGGGAGGTAGATTTTCTGGACAAATTCCCAAAGACATCGGAAACTTGACGGAACTGGAAGTGCTTAGCCTCGGGGAAAACGAATTGCACGGTACAATTCCAAAGAGCATTGGCAACTTGAAAAAACTCTGGTTTCTGGATTTTGGAGCGACTAAAAATTTACAAGGCGGCTTTGAAAATCTGTTCAACTTGTCATCTTTACGCTTCATGCATCTTTCTCTCGCTGGACTAAATGGGACACTGCCGGACGAGTTTGGATTGTATTTTCCTGCGATGAAAGAGTGTCTCTTGCCTGGAAATAATTTTGGGGGACAGATTCCCTCAACGATCGGTAACATGACTAATCTGTGGCATTTGAACTTGGCAAAGAACAATTTTACAGGGAAAATTCCCAGAAGCATTGGTTCAATTCCCTGTCTAAAGATAATAGACCTACGTCAAAATCGTTTAAATTTGCTGGAGGAAGGACTTCAGTTCAAGTCACGATGTTTGGAGGTACTGATTCTGGCCGGCAACAAAGACCTTACCATGAGTTTCGAATACTTTTTGGAGTCCATAGCACCGATAAATCAGTCGTTGCGCATTTTAAACATAAGCGCGTGTCACTTCTATGGCACCATCCCATTAAAGCTGTGGAACTTTCAAAGCTTGATCTCTGTAGATGTAAGCGACAACTTTCTGTCCGGAAGGCTTCCATCGCCCCGTGATAACCTTTTAGTTCTTCTCGACCTAGATGTTTCAGTAAATAACCTTTCGGGGCAAATTCCTCAAGAGTTCGCGAGACTACTCGCGCTGGAAATCCTTGACGTTTCAGAGAATCCGTACATGCAGAAAATGGCTGGAAGTGAACCATTACCAAGCTATATGACGGTGGATTTTACAACTTTGAAGCGCAGAAATCAGTTGGATAATTTTAAATGCCCCAATGCTCGTCTTAGCTACAACGATGGTTTAGTGATCTTGGATCCGAGATATTATGACTACCTTCTGTGCATTTGTGATATCGGTTTTTATGGCTCTGGCAAAACCTGTTTACCTTGTATGAAAGGTGCGGTGTGTAAAGATCGCATGCTTCCTGTGCAGATTATGACGATAAACGCTGGATATTGGCCATCATCGCGTGATCAGAACGTGACTCACATGGTTAAGTGCTCACATGTGCTGGGTACTAGTTCACTGGTAAACACGTCATGTAACCCACGTGGAACTTGCTTCTGTGGTCTTCAATGGCTGGAGGACGGAAACAGTGCGAACTCGAGGCCATCAACAGTTTGTAAGAAGTCTTGCCTTTGTCGTAAGGGAAGTAAAGAccaattttgttcaaaatgtgAAGAAGGCTTCTATAAACAGGGAATACTCTGTTACCCCTGCCCCAAGACTGAACTCAGCGTCTACATCTTGGTCGTGCTAGTTGTTTTGACCATGGTGTTGCTAATTCTAGCCTTCGCTGTTTTCTATGAGAAAAAACGTTTTCTCTCAGTTGTATTCGCATTTGTTCAGATCATTCTCGTCGCGGTTTTCTCCACGCTTCGGATCATTCCTGGCTGGCTACTTGAACTCAACGTGGTGGCTCTGATCGTTGGCTTGGCAGGAAGAGGCAAGGATGCTCGTGGAATTTTAAAGATCAGTGTTTTCTACTTTCAGACCTTGGATGCTTTGATTTCTAACACTAACGAAATCTGGCCACTCAAACTTCTTGAGTCTCAACGCTACATCGGCAATGTGTTTAACTTCCAATTCAGTGGTTTGGCTTGTATTTTTCCTAGCTTGTTTACACCACTGGGTGGGCTTGTATCTCTAATCCTTTTGCCAGTCGTCTGTATTATGGGTATCCTGTTGTACTATGCCCTCGGGTATGCTGTACTCACAATTCGTGGTTTGCTCGCCAGACGATTTCAATTACGCAATAGCTGTTTGCAGCTGTCAATCATGTTGTTGAACCTCACCTATTTTCCCATTGTCAAGAAAACTGCTGCTGCGCTGGCTCACTGCGGAAAAGACGGTGGTTACCGCTACCTTTTGGAAGCACCCTGGATGGAGTGCAATGGTCATACTTACACCCTCTTGCAGGTATTTGGTTGGCTTGCCCTTGTTATGTATGTTCTTGGAATACCCTTTGGAGTATTCTTACCACTCCTCCGAAAAAAAGTCGCTAAGAGAGACCAACTTGATCCCCAAGACAAGGAGAGTTTGGACAGTTGGCTTGGCTCTATCTATCTGCCGTACAAGGAAGCATTTCGCTCGTACTTTGAGATCTTGTTTCTTCTCAGGAAAATGTTAATTGCATTCTCACTCTCTCTCATCCCGCGGTTATCGTCATTTCAGACCATTGCCGTTTGCTTGGTTCACTTGGCTTCTCTCTGCTTCCAGCTTCACTCCAGACCGTTCCAGGACTCGTATGAAAAAATCTCTTTAGAAAACTCCGCGGAGACCATGGTTCTGCTCACTCTCCATTTCTCTTTTATGAATGTGAGGTATGCATTCCTAACTCCGCATGCGTCTGCCCCTATCGTTTGGTTGCTTGTTGCAGTTAACGCCATCGTGATATGCAGCCTAGTCGTTTGCATAATGCTGCTACTTGGAAGGGCTCATATGTTACCTGCTCCTCCTCAAATGCCGACTCAACACAACTCGGAAGATGCACCAGACCAGCCGCAAAGCACGTATGAGAACAGGTTCTTGCCACCACTCATTTTTGATGGAAAAGGGAATCAATATGGTAGATTTGATAACGCCTGA
- the LOC141859251 gene encoding uncharacterized protein LOC141859251 isoform X1, translated as MGSHSFNASEPLALVLMLIVVSSCTCCVRDNYRLSRSLSKATSRFLDHRTMTEFRGGYDRSKNGAFGRKLTTLTYDDTFAYGCLHEIPIPNTTLDTTFTPQEEKAVLMEIFNQTGGYNWFTSSNWGNHSVPHCLWYGVTCENTSRYVISITLYNNNLVGTLPRSLWKFRNLQGLCIFANEGLEGSVGDIISANMTTVLRLELAFNKLSGPIPGEILPQMKSLVKIQLCCQSGGRFSGQIPKDIGNLTELEVLSLGENELHGTIPKSIGNLKKLWFLDFGATKNLQGGFENLFNLSSLRFMHLSLAGLNGTLPDEFGLYFPAMKECLLPGNNFGGQIPSTIGNMTNLWHLNLAKNNFTGKIPRSIGSIPCLKIIDLRQNRLNLLEEGLQFKSRCLEVLILAGNKDLTMSFEYFLESIAPINQSLRILNISACHFYGTIPLKLWNFQSLISVDVSDNFLSGRLPSPRDNLLVLLDLDVSVNNLSGQIPQEFARLLALEILDVSENPYMQKMAGSEPLPSYMTVDFTTLKRRNQLDNFKCPNARLSYNDGLVILDPRYYDYLLCICDIGFYGSGKTCLPCMKGAVCKDRMLPVQIMTINAGYWPSSRDQNVTHMVKCSHVLGTSSLVNTSCNPRGTCFCGLQWLEDGNSANSRPSTVCKKSCLCRKGSKDQFCSKCEEGFYKQGILCYPCPKTELSVYILVVLVVLTMVLLILAFAVFYEKKRFLSVVFAFVQIILVAVFSTLRIIPGWLLELNVVALIVGLAGRGKDARGILKISVFYFQTLDALISNTNEIWPLKLLESQRYIGNVFNFQFSGLACIFPSLFTPLGGLVSLILLPVVCIMGILLYYALGYAVLTIRGLLARRFQLRNSCLQLSIMLLNLTYFPIVKKTAAALAHCGKDGGYRYLLEAPWMECNGHTYTLLQVFGWLALVMYVLGIPFGVFLPLLRKKVAKRDQLDPQDKESLDSWLGSIYLPYKEAFRSYFEILFLLRKMLIAFSLSLIPRLSSFQTIAVCLVHLASLCFQLHSRPFQDSYEKISLENSAETMVLLTLHFSFMNVRYAFLTPHASAPIVWLLVAVNAIVICSLVVCIMLLLGRAHMLPAPPQMPTQHNSEDAPDQPQSTYENRFLPPLIFDGKGNQYGRFDNA; from the exons atgGGCAGCCATTCCTTCAACGCGAGCGAGCCCTTAGCATTAGTGCTAATGTTGATTGTTGTCTCTTCATGCACTTGCTGCGTCAGAGACAACTATCGCCTCTCAAGGAGTTTGTCAAAAGCGACTTCCAGGTTCCTCGATCACCGAACAATGACGGAATTTAGAGGGGGATACGATAGATCAAAGAATGGGG CCTTTGGGAGAAAATTAACAACTTTGACTTACGACGACACCTTTGCTTATGGTTGTTTGCATGAGATCCCAATTCCTAATACAACTTTGGATACAACGTTTACACCTCAGGAAGAGAAAGCGGTCCTCATGGAAATATTCAACCAGACTGGAGGGTACAACTGGTTCACCTCGTCAAACTGGGGAAATCACTCCGTGCCTCATTGCCTCTGGTACGGAGTGACGTGCGAAAACACAAGCCGCTACGTTATAAGCATCACCTTATACAATAACAACTTAGTTGGCACCCTTCCAAGAAGTTTGTGGAAGTTTCGAAACTTACAGGGCTTGTGTATTTTCGCCAATGAAGGGTTGGAAGGCAGCGTGGGTGACATAATTTCTGCCAACATGACCACGGTGTTACGGCTCGAGCTTGCCTTCAACAAATTGTCCGGTCCGATTCCTGGGGAGATTTTGCCGCAGATGAAATCTCTGGTAAAAATTCAACTCTGCTGTCAATCGGGAGGTAGATTTTCTGGACAAATTCCCAAAGACATCGGAAACTTGACGGAACTGGAAGTGCTTAGCCTCGGGGAAAACGAATTGCACGGTACAATTCCAAAGAGCATTGGCAACTTGAAAAAACTCTGGTTTCTGGATTTTGGAGCGACTAAAAATTTACAAGGCGGCTTTGAAAATCTGTTCAACTTGTCATCTTTACGCTTCATGCATCTTTCTCTCGCTGGACTAAATGGGACACTGCCGGACGAGTTTGGATTGTATTTTCCTGCGATGAAAGAGTGTCTCTTGCCTGGAAATAATTTTGGGGGACAGATTCCCTCAACGATCGGTAACATGACTAATCTGTGGCATTTGAACTTGGCAAAGAACAATTTTACAGGGAAAATTCCCAGAAGCATTGGTTCAATTCCCTGTCTAAAGATAATAGACCTACGTCAAAATCGTTTAAATTTGCTGGAGGAAGGACTTCAGTTCAAGTCACGATGTTTGGAGGTACTGATTCTGGCCGGCAACAAAGACCTTACCATGAGTTTCGAATACTTTTTGGAGTCCATAGCACCGATAAATCAGTCGTTGCGCATTTTAAACATAAGCGCGTGTCACTTCTATGGCACCATCCCATTAAAGCTGTGGAACTTTCAAAGCTTGATCTCTGTAGATGTAAGCGACAACTTTCTGTCCGGAAGGCTTCCATCGCCCCGTGATAACCTTTTAGTTCTTCTCGACCTAGATGTTTCAGTAAATAACCTTTCGGGGCAAATTCCTCAAGAGTTCGCGAGACTACTCGCGCTGGAAATCCTTGACGTTTCAGAGAATCCGTACATGCAGAAAATGGCTGGAAGTGAACCATTACCAAGCTATATGACGGTGGATTTTACAACTTTGAAGCGCAGAAATCAGTTGGATAATTTTAAATGCCCCAATGCTCGTCTTAGCTACAACGATGGTTTAGTGATCTTGGATCCGAGATATTATGACTACCTTCTGTGCATTTGTGATATCGGTTTTTATGGCTCTGGCAAAACCTGTTTACCTTGTATGAAAGGTGCGGTGTGTAAAGATCGCATGCTTCCTGTGCAGATTATGACGATAAACGCTGGATATTGGCCATCATCGCGTGATCAGAACGTGACTCACATGGTTAAGTGCTCACATGTGCTGGGTACTAGTTCACTGGTAAACACGTCATGTAACCCACGTGGAACTTGCTTCTGTGGTCTTCAATGGCTGGAGGACGGAAACAGTGCGAACTCGAGGCCATCAACAGTTTGTAAGAAGTCTTGCCTTTGTCGTAAGGGAAGTAAAGAccaattttgttcaaaatgtgAAGAAGGCTTCTATAAACAGGGAATACTCTGTTACCCCTGCCCCAAGACTGAACTCAGCGTCTACATCTTGGTCGTGCTAGTTGTTTTGACCATGGTGTTGCTAATTCTAGCCTTCGCTGTTTTCTATGAGAAAAAACGTTTTCTCTCAGTTGTATTCGCATTTGTTCAGATCATTCTCGTCGCGGTTTTCTCCACGCTTCGGATCATTCCTGGCTGGCTACTTGAACTCAACGTGGTGGCTCTGATCGTTGGCTTGGCAGGAAGAGGCAAGGATGCTCGTGGAATTTTAAAGATCAGTGTTTTCTACTTTCAGACCTTGGATGCTTTGATTTCTAACACTAACGAAATCTGGCCACTCAAACTTCTTGAGTCTCAACGCTACATCGGCAATGTGTTTAACTTCCAATTCAGTGGTTTGGCTTGTATTTTTCCTAGCTTGTTTACACCACTGGGTGGGCTTGTATCTCTAATCCTTTTGCCAGTCGTCTGTATTATGGGTATCCTGTTGTACTATGCCCTCGGGTATGCTGTACTCACAATTCGTGGTTTGCTCGCCAGACGATTTCAATTACGCAATAGCTGTTTGCAGCTGTCAATCATGTTGTTGAACCTCACCTATTTTCCCATTGTCAAGAAAACTGCTGCTGCGCTGGCTCACTGCGGAAAAGACGGTGGTTACCGCTACCTTTTGGAAGCACCCTGGATGGAGTGCAATGGTCATACTTACACCCTCTTGCAGGTATTTGGTTGGCTTGCCCTTGTTATGTATGTTCTTGGAATACCCTTTGGAGTATTCTTACCACTCCTCCGAAAAAAAGTCGCTAAGAGAGACCAACTTGATCCCCAAGACAAGGAGAGTTTGGACAGTTGGCTTGGCTCTATCTATCTGCCGTACAAGGAAGCATTTCGCTCGTACTTTGAGATCTTGTTTCTTCTCAGGAAAATGTTAATTGCATTCTCACTCTCTCTCATCCCGCGGTTATCGTCATTTCAGACCATTGCCGTTTGCTTGGTTCACTTGGCTTCTCTCTGCTTCCAGCTTCACTCCAGACCGTTCCAGGACTCGTATGAAAAAATCTCTTTAGAAAACTCCGCGGAGACCATGGTTCTGCTCACTCTCCATTTCTCTTTTATGAATGTGAGGTATGCATTCCTAACTCCGCATGCGTCTGCCCCTATCGTTTGGTTGCTTGTTGCAGTTAACGCCATCGTGATATGCAGCCTAGTCGTTTGCATAATGCTGCTACTTGGAAGGGCTCATATGTTACCTGCTCCTCCTCAAATGCCGACTCAACACAACTCGGAAGATGCACCAGACCAGCCGCAAAGCACGTATGAGAACAGGTTCTTGCCACCACTCATTTTTGATGGAAAAGGGAATCAATATGGTAGATTTGATAACGCCTGA